A region of Nocardioides sp. JS614 DNA encodes the following proteins:
- a CDS encoding phosphoenolpyruvate carboxykinase (GTP), with amino-acid sequence MVEVEVEVEKVLDAAGLTNPHVREYVAHWAAVTGAARIEVVSAADDARLIAESLAAGELLPAGEGRYYSRSYFKDTARAEERTIVATSDENDKGTYNNWKPAPEMKAKLVELMTGASAGKTMYVIPYLMAPAGSPLDRFAAGVQLTDNRNVVLQMIRMARVGLEGVDDLGNDFVRAVHVTGDLEHLGQGTAEDLRYFVTVADERTILHFGSSYGGNALLGKIAHGLRQGSYDGWKNGFLVEQFMLLGITDKQTGRKYNICGGFPSASGKTNLAMTLAPDALGDRYYVEFYGDDIAWIWVDEAGVLRGFNPENGVFGVAKDTNEKTNPTAIDSIHPGTGAIFTNVAYNEKTHEVWWEGRGEKPTAADPDFGGWLDWKGERIADRDHDQADDPWAHPNSRFTTQLGNVPNVATDWDDAKGIEIHGIIFGGRTRDREPLIRAITDVAEGVYDGLTLGAEATAAADGLEGVLRYDPMSMRPFMSYPEADYAQHWLNVIAGARNKPIFAHVNWFQRGDDGRFLWPGYRENLRPLVWLMQLKNGEVTGVETPVGILPSRDELNLDGLDEQTLADLDAVLTIDVPRWKQEIGHRTKHLDQFDGLPEEIWEAHRRVSDALDKEAD; translated from the coding sequence ATGGTCGAGGTCGAGGTCGAGGTCGAGAAGGTGCTGGACGCGGCGGGTCTGACGAACCCACACGTCCGCGAGTACGTCGCACACTGGGCGGCGGTGACCGGCGCCGCGAGGATCGAGGTCGTGTCCGCGGCCGACGACGCCCGGCTGATCGCCGAGTCGCTCGCGGCCGGCGAGCTGCTCCCGGCAGGTGAGGGCCGGTACTACTCGCGCTCCTACTTCAAGGACACCGCGCGCGCCGAGGAGCGGACGATCGTCGCGACCTCCGACGAGAACGACAAGGGCACCTACAACAACTGGAAGCCCGCCCCGGAGATGAAGGCGAAGCTGGTCGAGCTGATGACCGGCGCGTCGGCCGGCAAGACCATGTACGTGATCCCCTACCTGATGGCGCCGGCGGGGTCGCCGCTCGACCGATTCGCCGCGGGCGTCCAGCTCACCGACAACCGCAACGTGGTCCTGCAGATGATCCGCATGGCCCGGGTGGGCCTGGAGGGCGTCGACGACCTGGGCAACGACTTCGTCCGGGCAGTGCACGTCACCGGGGACCTGGAGCACCTCGGCCAGGGGACCGCGGAGGACCTCCGCTACTTCGTGACCGTCGCCGACGAGCGCACGATCCTGCACTTCGGCTCGTCGTACGGCGGCAATGCGCTCCTCGGCAAGATCGCCCACGGCCTGCGCCAGGGTTCCTACGACGGCTGGAAGAACGGGTTCCTCGTGGAGCAGTTCATGCTCCTCGGCATCACGGACAAGCAGACCGGCCGGAAGTACAACATCTGCGGCGGCTTCCCGTCCGCATCGGGCAAGACGAACCTCGCGATGACGCTGGCGCCGGACGCCCTGGGAGACCGCTACTACGTCGAGTTCTACGGCGACGACATCGCCTGGATCTGGGTCGACGAGGCTGGCGTGCTCCGCGGCTTCAACCCGGAGAACGGGGTCTTCGGCGTCGCGAAGGACACCAACGAGAAGACCAACCCGACCGCGATCGACTCGATCCACCCGGGCACCGGCGCGATCTTCACCAACGTCGCCTACAACGAGAAGACTCACGAGGTCTGGTGGGAGGGTCGCGGCGAGAAGCCGACCGCTGCCGATCCCGACTTCGGGGGCTGGCTGGACTGGAAGGGCGAGCGGATCGCCGACCGCGACCACGACCAGGCCGACGACCCCTGGGCGCACCCGAACTCCCGGTTCACCACCCAGCTCGGCAACGTCCCCAACGTCGCCACCGACTGGGACGACGCGAAGGGCATCGAGATCCACGGCATCATCTTCGGCGGCCGGACCCGAGACCGCGAGCCGCTGATCCGGGCGATCACCGACGTCGCCGAGGGCGTCTACGACGGCCTCACCCTCGGAGCCGAGGCAACGGCGGCCGCCGACGGTCTCGAGGGCGTGCTGCGCTACGACCCGATGTCGATGCGCCCGTTCATGTCCTACCCGGAGGCCGACTACGCCCAACACTGGCTGAACGTCATCGCCGGGGCGCGGAACAAGCCGATCTTCGCCCACGTGAACTGGTTCCAGCGCGGCGACGACGGCCGGTTCCTGTGGCCGGGCTACCGGGAGAACCTCCGCCCTCTGGTCTGGTTGATGCAGCTCAAGAACGGCGAGGTGACCGGCGTCGAAACCCCGGTCGGCATCCTGCCGAGCCGCGACGAGCTGAACCTCGACGGCCTCGATGAGCAGACCCTCGCCGACCTGGATGCGGTACTCACCATCGACGTCCCGCGCTGGAAGCAGGAGATCGGACACCGCACCAAGCACCTCGACCAGTTCGACGGCCTGCCCGAGGAGATCTGGGAGGCACACCGGCGGGTGTCCGACGCCCTCGACAAGGAAGCGGACTGA